A genomic window from Chloroflexota bacterium includes:
- a CDS encoding HD domain-containing protein, with translation MSDLPITVNDLRRDDEVVTYLRAANAMMNAFGYTEHGERHAGLVAHIAQNILTRLDYPPRQAELAAMAGLLHDAGNLIHRDGHTLAGALLAREILLRLKMPFDEIALVMGAIGNHEEPIGVVASPVVAAVIIADKADVHVSRVQNPDPKTFDIHDRVNYAVQRSFVRVDRDAKTITLELEIDTTISAVSEYFEIFLNRMLMCRRAAQFLGCQFALMINNNRLM, from the coding sequence ATGTCCGATCTGCCTATCACCGTCAATGATTTGCGCCGCGACGACGAAGTCGTCACGTACCTGCGCGCGGCGAACGCGATGATGAACGCGTTCGGGTACACCGAGCACGGCGAACGTCACGCCGGATTGGTCGCGCACATCGCGCAGAACATTCTCACGCGCCTCGACTATCCGCCGCGTCAAGCCGAACTCGCCGCGATGGCGGGGTTGTTGCACGACGCCGGCAACTTGATTCACCGCGATGGGCACACGCTTGCCGGCGCGTTGCTGGCGCGTGAAATTCTCCTGCGCTTGAAAATGCCATTCGACGAAATCGCGTTGGTGATGGGCGCGATTGGCAATCACGAAGAGCCGATTGGTGTGGTGGCAAGTCCTGTTGTAGCGGCAGTCATCATCGCGGACAAGGCGGACGTACATGTGAGCCGCGTGCAAAATCCCGATCCCAAGACGTTCGACATTCACGACCGCGTCAATTACGCGGTGCAACGTTCGTTTGTGCGCGTGGATCGCGACGCCAAGACGATCACACTCGAACTGGAAATTGACACTACGATTTCGGCGGTGTCGGAATACTTTGAGATTTTTCTCAACCGCATGTTGATGTGTCGCCGCGCCGCGCAATTCCTGGGTTGCCAGTTCGCGTTGATGATCAATAATAATCGTCTGATGTAA
- a CDS encoding endonuclease/exonuclease/phosphatase family protein has protein sequence MIKSLWSTARLIMFARVYFVFLFGWAILHAIFGDRWSWLFLLNSFAPYLFAPAPLVFVIALTVRQRHVWIGFGAAVTLAMWMFGGFFLPKLTPSNSNGATLDMMTYNMLYVSENTSSVTTIIRNANPDVVAIQELTPPAAEAIRRDLGNAYPFQILDLQDGKSGMGVISRYPLHDTGESLPGEWSNAPQVLTLEWNGTNVTLLHIHAISPNFLPNKMWATIRERERQARTIVEFKDVRPVPIVVLGDFNAGEQSEAYHILSQGLTDSWREAGWGLGHTFPGILIDSLPRAIHDGLAVAGWESPTLARVNTGITVPLWLIRIDYIFHSHHWQAVSARIGSWDGYSDHRPVIAKLVLTQDAK, from the coding sequence TTGATAAAATCACTTTGGAGCACCGCGCGGCTCATCATGTTTGCGCGCGTCTATTTTGTTTTTCTTTTCGGTTGGGCGATCCTGCACGCGATTTTTGGAGATCGCTGGTCGTGGTTGTTCTTACTCAACTCGTTCGCGCCGTATCTGTTCGCGCCGGCGCCGCTTGTGTTTGTTATCGCACTTACTGTGCGGCAACGTCACGTGTGGATTGGATTCGGCGCGGCAGTCACACTTGCCATGTGGATGTTCGGCGGATTTTTTCTGCCCAAACTAACTCCTTCGAACTCAAATGGTGCGACACTCGACATGATGACGTACAACATGCTCTACGTGAGCGAGAATACCAGCTCAGTGACTACGATCATTCGCAATGCAAACCCCGATGTTGTCGCAATCCAGGAACTTACTCCGCCTGCCGCGGAGGCGATACGACGCGATTTAGGAAACGCGTATCCATTTCAAATTCTTGACTTGCAAGACGGCAAAAGCGGGATGGGCGTAATCAGTCGTTATCCTCTGCATGATACGGGCGAGTCGCTCCCTGGCGAATGGAGTAATGCTCCACAGGTTCTAACCTTGGAGTGGAACGGAACAAACGTGACGCTTCTCCACATTCATGCCATCTCGCCGAATTTTTTACCGAACAAAATGTGGGCGACGATTCGCGAACGCGAACGACAAGCAAGGACAATCGTTGAATTCAAGGATGTCCGACCGGTTCCCATCGTCGTCCTGGGTGATTTCAATGCCGGCGAGCAAAGTGAAGCATATCACATCCTCTCACAAGGGTTGACGGATTCGTGGCGAGAAGCCGGCTGGGGATTGGGTCATACGTTTCCGGGAATTCTGATTGATTCTTTGCCGCGAGCAATTCACGATGGATTGGCTGTTGCCGGTTGGGAATCGCCAACACTTGCGCGCGTAAACACCGGCATTACAGTACCGCTGTGGCTCATCCGCATTGACTATATTTTTCACTCACATCACTGGCAAGCTGTGTCCGCGCGAATTGGTTCATGGGACGGCTACTCCGATCATCGTCCCGTAATCGCAAAATTAGTTTTGACCCAGGATGCTAAATGA
- the hutH gene encoding histidine ammonia-lyase: MSLNGEHFTLDDVVAIARDNAPVALADTARPRIDASRAWVDDLLARGAPTVYGINTGFGVFANVPIHADQSARLMRNLILSHSAGVGDPLPEQVVRATMAIRANTLAKGFSGVRAVVIETLIAMLNRGVHPIIPSKGSVGASGDLAPLSHLVLVLSRDADDRDEESGEAIYRGERVSGKRAMELAGIPRIELQAKEGLALNNGATVSAAIASFAIADAENLARHADIAVALSLEAMVGRSSPFDERIHRAAGHAGQIETARNIRALIEQSQLLDSTRKVQDAYSFRCAPQVIGAARDAIAYAHKIITEEINAATDNPLIFLDIADENKSRSGGNFHGEGIAFTMNLLAMAVAEIGSISERRVFRLTSAHLSDGLPMMLVEGGGANSGLMMAQVTAAALVSDNKTLAHPDSVDSIPTSADQEDHVSMSTNAARHAREIVWNTTRVLAIELIAAAQGIDLRLKNLGRGVEMLGRGTRALHAQIRAAIPFLDRDRVLAPDIERVVELIQGKELITADPRAPTT; this comes from the coding sequence ATTTCTCTCAATGGCGAACACTTTACGCTCGACGATGTTGTTGCGATTGCACGCGATAACGCACCCGTCGCACTTGCCGATACCGCGCGACCCAGGATTGACGCGAGCCGCGCCTGGGTGGACGACTTGCTCGCGCGCGGCGCGCCGACGGTCTACGGTATCAACACCGGCTTTGGCGTTTTCGCCAACGTGCCGATTCACGCCGATCAATCCGCGCGGCTAATGCGAAACCTGATTCTCAGTCACAGCGCGGGCGTCGGCGATCCGCTCCCCGAACAAGTCGTCCGCGCGACGATGGCGATACGCGCGAACACACTCGCCAAGGGATTCTCCGGCGTGCGCGCAGTTGTGATTGAAACACTAATCGCAATGTTGAATCGCGGCGTCCACCCGATCATTCCGTCGAAAGGGTCCGTCGGCGCGAGCGGCGACCTCGCGCCACTCTCACATCTCGTCCTCGTTCTCTCGCGCGATGCGGACGATCGCGACGAAGAATCGGGCGAAGCGATTTATCGCGGCGAACGCGTGAGTGGCAAACGCGCGATGGAACTCGCCGGGATTCCGCGCATCGAACTGCAAGCGAAAGAGGGACTCGCGCTCAACAATGGCGCGACTGTTTCGGCGGCAATCGCATCGTTCGCGATTGCGGACGCGGAGAATCTCGCGCGGCACGCGGACATCGCGGTAGCGTTGTCGCTCGAAGCGATGGTCGGTCGGTCGTCGCCGTTCGACGAGCGGATTCACCGCGCGGCGGGGCACGCCGGACAAATCGAGACGGCGCGCAACATTCGCGCGTTGATCGAGCAGAGTCAACTGCTCGATTCAACGCGCAAGGTGCAGGACGCGTACTCGTTTCGCTGCGCGCCCCAGGTCATCGGCGCGGCGCGCGATGCCATTGCGTACGCGCACAAAATCATCACCGAAGAAATCAACGCGGCGACGGACAATCCGTTGATCTTTCTCGACATCGCCGACGAGAACAAATCGCGTTCGGGCGGCAACTTTCACGGCGAGGGGATTGCGTTCACGATGAACTTGCTCGCCATGGCAGTTGCGGAGATCGGCAGCATTTCCGAGCGACGCGTGTTTCGCTTGACGAGCGCGCATCTCAGCGATGGCTTGCCGATGATGCTCGTCGAAGGCGGCGGCGCGAACAGCGGCTTGATGATGGCGCAAGTCACTGCCGCCGCACTCGTTTCGGACAACAAAACGCTCGCGCATCCCGACAGCGTGGACTCGATTCCGACGAGCGCGGATCAAGAGGATCACGTTTCGATGTCCACGAACGCGGCGCGTCACGCGCGCGAGATCGTGTGGAACACAACGCGCGTCCTTGCGATTGAATTGATCGCGGCGGCGCAAGGCATTGATCTGCGTTTGAAAAACCTGGGACGCGGGGTCGAGATGCTGGGACGCGGGACGCGCGCGCTTCACGCGCAGATTCGCGCGGCGATTCCGTTCCTGGATCGCGATCGCGTGCTCGCGCCAGATATTGAACGCGTAGTGGAGTTGATCCAAGGCAAAGAATTGATCACTGCTGATCCGCGCGCTCCCACCACATAA
- a CDS encoding ABC transporter permease, with the protein MNNLSQALWVEFLKVRRSKMPLLTALGFSIAPLVGGLFMVILRDPEFARRAGLISAKAQIAAGSADWQTYLGFLAQAEAIGGIVLFGLVATWVFGREFADRTVKDWLALPTARSVIVMSKLIVVAVWTFALSALSFIIGLGVGNAVALAPAPIEILVQGGATLAITSVLTIALVTPIVFSASAGRGYLPPMGITILAILFAQVLAVMGWGEYFPWSVPALFAGTAGVQTANLGAISFVIVALTSLAGMLATFMWWERADQQ; encoded by the coding sequence ATGAACAATTTATCGCAGGCACTCTGGGTTGAGTTTCTCAAAGTGCGTCGTTCCAAAATGCCGCTGTTGACCGCGCTCGGATTTTCGATTGCGCCGCTCGTGGGCGGCTTGTTCATGGTTATTCTCCGCGATCCTGAATTCGCGCGACGCGCCGGACTCATCAGCGCTAAAGCGCAAATCGCGGCTGGCTCGGCGGATTGGCAAACGTACCTGGGTTTCCTCGCGCAGGCGGAGGCGATTGGGGGCATCGTTCTGTTCGGACTTGTCGCGACCTGGGTGTTCGGGCGCGAGTTTGCCGACCGCACGGTGAAGGATTGGCTCGCGCTGCCGACCGCGCGTTCTGTGATTGTGATGAGCAAGCTGATCGTCGTCGCAGTGTGGACATTCGCCTTGTCCGCGCTGAGTTTTATCATCGGTCTCGGTGTGGGCAACGCGGTTGCCCTCGCGCCAGCGCCAATCGAAATCTTGGTGCAAGGCGGCGCCACGCTCGCGATCACGTCGGTTCTCACAATCGCGCTTGTGACACCGATTGTGTTTTCCGCGAGCGCGGGACGCGGCTATTTGCCGCCGATGGGCATCACGATTCTCGCGATTCTTTTCGCTCAAGTCCTCGCGGTGATGGGGTGGGGCGAGTACTTTCCGTGGTCGGTGCCTGCGTTGTTCGCCGGAACGGCTGGCGTGCAAACCGCGAATCTCGGCGCGATCAGTTTTGTGATCGTCGCGCTCACGAGTCTCGCCGGAATGCTCGCGACGTTTATGTGGTGGGAGCGCGCGGATCAGCAGTGA
- a CDS encoding ABC transporter ATP-binding protein, with protein sequence MNPAIETHHLGKRYGNVTAVDNLDLRVATGEIYAFLGLNGAGKTTTIRMLLGMIKPTAGEAVLLGTRLRARDEPPWDAVGYLVETPNAYPELTVRENLDAIRRLRPGTDARAVERIIERLGLSAYADRRAGTLSLGNAQRLGLAKALMHAPKLLLLDEPANGLDPAGIVEIRNLLRELAQEQGVTVFMSSHILGEVARLAQRIGIIHRGRLLQELNVDELERNRYRRLVIRTRDNRAARAALVASGFATIVTQDDFIEVKDARAVECPDDIATRLVNAGHAPTMLNVEQEDLEHYFLRLVGMTDDLDADRSASNL encoded by the coding sequence ATGAACCCAGCTATCGAAACACATCATCTCGGCAAGCGCTATGGCAATGTGACCGCGGTGGATAACTTGGATCTGCGCGTCGCAACCGGCGAAATCTACGCATTCCTGGGTCTCAACGGCGCAGGCAAGACGACGACGATCCGCATGTTGCTTGGCATGATCAAGCCAACTGCCGGTGAAGCGGTTTTGCTCGGTACGCGTCTTCGCGCTCGGGACGAGCCACCCTGGGACGCGGTTGGCTATCTCGTCGAAACACCGAACGCGTACCCCGAACTCACCGTCCGCGAAAATCTCGACGCGATCCGGCGTCTGCGTCCCGGCACGGACGCGCGCGCGGTCGAGCGCATCATCGAACGTTTGGGGTTGAGCGCGTACGCGGATCGCCGCGCCGGCACGCTATCGCTCGGCAACGCGCAACGACTGGGACTCGCCAAAGCGTTGATGCACGCGCCCAAGTTGCTTCTTCTCGACGAACCGGCGAACGGACTCGATCCCGCCGGCATTGTCGAGATTCGCAACCTCTTGCGCGAACTTGCGCAAGAGCAGGGCGTCACCGTGTTCATGTCGAGCCACATTCTCGGCGAAGTGGCGCGGCTCGCGCAACGCATCGGCATCATTCATCGCGGACGCTTGCTCCAAGAGTTGAACGTGGATGAACTCGAACGCAATCGTTACCGTCGCCTCGTCATTCGTACGCGCGATAATCGCGCCGCGCGCGCCGCGCTCGTCGCGTCCGGCTTTGCAACGATAGTTACCCAAGACGATTTCATCGAAGTGAAGGACGCGCGTGCGGTCGAATGCCCGGACGACATTGCGACGCGGCTCGTGAATGCGGGTCATGCGCCGACGATGCTCAACGTCGAGCAAGAAGATCTCGAACATTATTTTTTGCGGCTTGTCGGGATGACAGATGATTTGGACGCGGACCGCTCCGCGTCCAATTTATGA
- a CDS encoding AAA family ATPase, which produces MKRVNVIGTSGSGKTTFARDLARQLGCPHIELDALHWEPNWVEASREVFRARVELATRGETWTLDGNYSKARDIVWGRADTVVWLDYTLSVVLWRVWWRTIHRGIKREELWNGNRENLRMAFLSRDSILLWSLTTYHRRRKEYPALFARPEHAHLTIVRLPSPREAMAWMARVKRET; this is translated from the coding sequence ATGAAACGCGTCAACGTGATCGGCACGAGTGGTTCGGGCAAGACGACCTTCGCGCGCGACCTCGCGCGACAGCTCGGCTGTCCGCACATCGAACTCGACGCGCTACACTGGGAGCCGAACTGGGTCGAGGCATCGCGCGAAGTGTTTCGCGCGCGCGTCGAATTGGCGACGCGCGGCGAGACGTGGACGCTCGACGGCAACTATAGCAAGGCGCGTGATATCGTGTGGGGGCGCGCCGACACGGTCGTCTGGCTCGATTACACGCTATCAGTCGTCTTGTGGCGCGTGTGGTGGCGGACGATCCACCGCGGAATCAAACGCGAAGAATTGTGGAACGGCAATCGCGAAAATCTACGTATGGCATTTCTCAGCCGCGATTCGATTTTGCTGTGGTCGCTCACGACGTACCATCGCCGCCGCAAAGAATATCCCGCACTCTTCGCGCGACCTGAGCACGCGCATTTGACGATTGTGCGATTACCGTCACCGCGCGAGGCGATGGCGTGGATGGCGCGCGTGAAACGTGAAACGTAA
- a CDS encoding metallophosphoesterase family protein — MKIGVLADTHIPTILPALPPRILELFNGIDIILHVGDVCDLTVLQQLEPIAQTFAVSGDQDSPEVKKYLQEKQRLEFSERAVGLVHGHRALTDGGFVRRMVYRFNREKQRQDLYAGVLREFDNVDAIIFGHTHEPYIKMHGGVLLFNPGSVARPTNANSRGTVGILEITPFAIKGRIVPL; from the coding sequence ATGAAAATCGGCGTCTTGGCAGACACACATATTCCAACGATTCTTCCGGCGTTGCCGCCGCGAATTCTCGAATTGTTCAACGGCATTGACATCATTTTGCACGTGGGCGACGTGTGCGATTTGACGGTGCTGCAGCAACTCGAACCGATCGCGCAGACGTTTGCGGTTTCCGGCGACCAGGATAGCCCCGAAGTCAAAAAATATCTCCAAGAAAAACAACGCCTGGAGTTTTCCGAACGCGCGGTCGGTCTCGTGCATGGACATCGCGCGCTGACCGACGGCGGTTTCGTGCGGCGGATGGTCTATCGCTTTAATCGCGAAAAGCAACGTCAAGACCTCTATGCGGGAGTGCTGCGCGAGTTTGACAACGTGGACGCGATTATTTTTGGGCACACGCACGAACCGTACATCAAAATGCACGGCGGCGTGTTGTTGTTCAATCCCGGTTCCGTCGCGCGTCCCACGAACGCCAACAGTCGTGGCACGGTTGGCATTTTGGAGATCACGCCCTTCGCCATCAAAGGGCGCATCGTTCCTCTGTGA
- the argF gene encoding ornithine carbamoyltransferase has protein sequence MKHFLAIADLSSAELAQYLSTAKKLKAEWRKSGNKPILKNKTLGMVFQKPSLRTRVSFDMGMLHLGGQALYLSPNEIGLGQRESIADVSRVLSRYVDGIMARVFAHAHVTELAQFASVPVINGLSDWEHPCQALADALTIVEHLGTLKGLKVVFFGDGNNVARSLMFACALGGAEFVCASPQGYSLDDASVNQARALGGKVSLTQDPRQAAQGADVLYADVWASMGQEAEAAERAKIFPPFQVNEELVALAKPHAIVLHCLPAHRGLEITDAVMDGAHSVVFDQAENRMHAQKAILALLMGGASKKPKAKSKK, from the coding sequence ATGAAACACTTTCTCGCGATTGCCGATCTCTCGTCGGCGGAACTGGCGCAGTACTTGTCCACGGCTAAAAAACTCAAAGCCGAGTGGCGCAAATCTGGCAACAAACCGATTCTCAAAAACAAAACGCTGGGGATGGTTTTCCAAAAACCTTCGCTTCGCACGCGCGTCTCGTTCGATATGGGCATGTTGCACCTGGGCGGGCAAGCGTTGTACCTCTCGCCGAACGAAATCGGCTTGGGACAACGCGAAAGCATTGCGGACGTATCGCGCGTCCTGTCGCGCTATGTGGACGGAATCATGGCGCGTGTGTTCGCGCACGCGCACGTCACCGAACTGGCGCAGTTTGCGAGTGTGCCGGTCATCAACGGCTTGAGCGACTGGGAACATCCGTGTCAGGCGCTCGCCGACGCGCTCACCATCGTCGAGCATCTCGGCACACTCAAAGGGTTGAAGGTCGTGTTCTTTGGCGACGGCAACAACGTCGCGCGGTCGCTGATGTTTGCGTGCGCGCTCGGGGGCGCGGAATTTGTGTGCGCCTCGCCGCAAGGGTACTCGCTCGACGATGCCTCGGTGAACCAGGCGCGCGCGCTGGGCGGCAAAGTTTCGTTGACCCAGGATCCTAGGCAAGCCGCGCAAGGCGCGGACGTGTTGTACGCGGATGTGTGGGCGAGCATGGGGCAAGAAGCCGAAGCCGCGGAGCGCGCAAAAATTTTTCCGCCGTTCCAGGTCAACGAAGAACTGGTCGCGCTCGCCAAGCCCCACGCGATTGTGCTGCACTGTTTGCCGGCGCATCGCGGTCTCGAAATCACCGACGCAGTGATGGACGGCGCGCATTCGGTCGTGTTCGATCAAGCTGAGAACCGGATGCACGCGCAAAAAGCGATTCTCGCGTTGTTGATGGGCGGGGCAAGTAAAAAGCCGAAAGCTAAAAGTAAAAAGTGA
- a CDS encoding HAD family phosphatase: protein MAIQAVIFDLGGVILRTEDQTARRKWEARLGLREGELERAVFGCDASVRASIGKADDDDVWNSVAARFGFKDGDAKQFRHDFFAGDHIDVTLVQFIRDLRPQYKTGILSNAWLSARRTIMERFGLDQVVDTIVISAEEGIAKPDARIYQLAAQRLSVAPTDAIFVDDMPENAEGARRVGMRGVQFKNTAQAISEVKQYLGE, encoded by the coding sequence ATGGCGATTCAAGCTGTCATTTTCGATTTAGGTGGAGTGATCTTACGAACCGAGGACCAAACCGCGCGACGCAAGTGGGAAGCGCGGCTCGGTTTGCGGGAAGGCGAACTCGAGCGCGCGGTGTTTGGGTGCGATGCATCTGTCCGCGCCTCCATCGGCAAGGCAGATGACGATGACGTGTGGAATTCGGTCGCCGCGCGGTTTGGATTCAAAGACGGCGACGCGAAACAGTTCCGTCACGATTTCTTCGCGGGCGATCACATAGATGTGACACTCGTGCAATTCATCCGCGATTTGCGTCCGCAGTACAAAACCGGCATTCTCAGCAACGCCTGGCTCAGTGCGCGGCGCACCATCATGGAACGCTTTGGGCTTGACCAGGTCGTAGATACCATCGTGATTTCGGCGGAGGAAGGCATCGCCAAACCGGACGCGCGCATTTATCAACTTGCCGCACAACGGCTAAGCGTCGCGCCGACCGACGCGATTTTTGTTGACGATATGCCGGAGAACGCGGAAGGCGCGCGGCGCGTGGGAATGCGCGGTGTGCAATTCAAAAATACCGCGCAAGCCATCTCAGAGGTAAAGCAGTACCTGGGCGAATGA
- a CDS encoding YncE family protein, with protein sequence MNAMKIFPLALVLTSLLVACANATPSPTPFTAPTNTLAIPSATPLATIAPRAFTAYQQFALRDVPGAGRHPVALAMANGTLYALNWVSRNIAVLQNDRVARFIPLDAAPNAFVADPAQNRLFIATDDKMLRVFVNEQPTQALNIGDTARALLLIENRLFVGLDARGEILVLDPATLKIETRLTVPNSFTIIRLAGDATRHRVFANAYEKTAVIDSTNVRVISTITAKGSYQTLLADPPNDQALIGIYDSQTQTSFLTAFDPQTGKSSARVRLGGDPREAIANRDGSRVYVANSFTNDVSVIDPRAMSNLATIAVGLQPWSLALDENARRLYVGNYESDSISVINTDNNQVLATIPLAMMPTALAANESAGRVYLANASTDSVFVIEVSRVAREIAVGRHPSALVRDASSNRILVANQADRTLSIIDETTFAVRATQPITRYVTSVEVDAPRGRVFVNDVILDYNSLSPVGALTARGFTLNSIITPTGVRVNPNTGHIYATGSNGVPGSNSRVVTYSMDRATLAQRGTLSYSGNTAFLDLDPLTNRVFLAGTHPLAQTHELGVYDINDTKIFSLPLPARTTGMVFNPQTRHLFLAHAGSTTFTSTRQPTADNTIQVLDTDSFGEVARIALDAPGMMTRLGNTIYVATNQGTVALIQDTHAPMPPSPTPTFTSTPYPTLPPLTPRALATPSITRAPAVTTPTCALALGTIASQKWSPQLATRLGCATELERATNFATQVFEQGAMLWREDEKRIYVLFADKTWAQFDDAWNATLPEDSCPNIVAPASGKPKRGFGKVWCEKTNARAKLGLAISAEIGYAVPAQRFERGVIFASNPANRVWVLYANGTWE encoded by the coding sequence ATGAACGCGATGAAAATCTTCCCACTTGCGCTTGTGCTCACGTCGCTGCTCGTCGCGTGTGCGAATGCAACTCCATCGCCTACGCCGTTCACCGCGCCGACGAACACACTCGCGATTCCCAGCGCGACGCCGCTGGCTACTATCGCGCCGCGCGCGTTCACCGCGTACCAACAATTCGCGTTGCGCGATGTGCCCGGCGCAGGTCGTCATCCCGTCGCGTTGGCAATGGCGAATGGGACGCTCTACGCGCTCAACTGGGTTAGCCGCAACATCGCCGTTTTGCAAAATGATCGCGTCGCGCGATTTATTCCGCTCGACGCCGCACCGAACGCGTTCGTCGCCGACCCCGCGCAAAATCGTTTGTTCATCGCAACCGACGACAAAATGCTGCGCGTGTTCGTCAACGAGCAACCGACCCAGGCACTAAACATCGGGGATACGGCGCGCGCGTTGTTGCTTATAGAAAATCGCTTGTTCGTTGGGTTGGATGCGCGCGGCGAGATTCTCGTCCTCGACCCCGCGACACTCAAAATCGAAACGCGGCTCACCGTTCCAAACTCGTTTACGATCATCCGTCTTGCCGGCGATGCGACGCGCCATCGCGTTTTCGCGAACGCGTACGAAAAAACCGCGGTGATAGACTCGACCAACGTGCGCGTTATCTCGACCATCACCGCCAAAGGCAGTTATCAAACTCTGCTCGCGGATCCGCCGAACGATCAGGCGCTCATTGGTATTTACGATTCGCAAACACAAACGTCGTTTCTGACCGCGTTCGATCCGCAGACCGGCAAATCGTCCGCGCGCGTGCGGCTCGGCGGCGACCCGCGCGAGGCAATTGCGAATCGCGATGGCTCGCGCGTCTACGTCGCCAATTCGTTCACGAACGACGTGAGCGTCATTGATCCGCGCGCCATGTCCAACCTCGCGACGATTGCGGTCGGACTACAACCCTGGTCGCTCGCGCTCGACGAAAACGCGCGTCGGCTTTACGTCGGCAACTATGAGAGCGACAGCATCAGCGTTATCAACACCGATAATAACCAGGTGCTTGCGACGATTCCGCTCGCGATGATGCCGACCGCGCTCGCGGCAAATGAAAGCGCGGGACGCGTTTATCTCGCGAACGCGTCCACCGATTCGGTGTTCGTCATTGAAGTTTCGCGCGTCGCACGTGAAATCGCCGTCGGGCGACATCCCAGCGCGCTCGTGCGCGACGCATCATCGAATCGCATCCTCGTCGCGAACCAAGCCGACCGTACGCTTTCGATCATTGACGAGACGACCTTCGCCGTGCGCGCGACCCAGCCCATCACGCGGTACGTCACGAGCGTCGAAGTGGACGCGCCGCGCGGGCGCGTGTTCGTCAACGATGTGATTCTCGATTACAATTCGCTATCACCCGTCGGCGCGTTGACGGCGCGCGGGTTTACGCTCAATTCGATCATCACGCCAACCGGTGTGCGCGTGAATCCAAATACAGGACACATTTACGCCACCGGCAGCAACGGTGTGCCTGGTTCAAATTCGCGCGTCGTCACGTACAGCATGGACCGCGCGACGCTCGCGCAACGCGGCACGCTGAGTTATTCCGGCAACACCGCGTTTCTCGACCTGGATCCTCTGACAAATCGCGTGTTTCTCGCCGGCACGCATCCGCTCGCGCAAACACACGAACTCGGAGTGTACGACATCAACGATACGAAAATCTTTTCGTTGCCGTTGCCCGCGCGCACAACCGGCATGGTATTCAACCCGCAAACGCGTCATCTCTTTCTCGCGCACGCCGGTTCGACAACCTTCACTTCCACGCGCCAACCGACCGCGGATAACACGATCCAGGTGCTCGACACCGATTCGTTCGGCGAGGTTGCGCGCATCGCGCTCGATGCGCCGGGCATGATGACGCGTCTCGGCAACACGATTTACGTCGCGACGAATCAAGGCACGGTCGCGCTGATTCAAGACACACACGCGCCGATGCCGCCTTCGCCCACACCGACGTTCACCTCCACACCGTACCCAACGCTCCCGCCGCTCACGCCGCGCGCATTAGCGACGCCCAGCATCACGCGCGCACCGGCTGTCACCACGCCCACCTGCGCGCTCGCGCTTGGCACTATCGCGTCGCAGAAATGGTCGCCGCAACTTGCGACCCGGCTCGGCTGCGCGACCGAACTCGAACGCGCGACGAATTTTGCGACCCAGGTTTTCGAACAAGGCGCGATGCTGTGGCGCGAAGATGAAAAACGCATCTATGTTTTGTTCGCGGATAAAACCTGGGCGCAGTTCGACGATGCCTGGAACGCGACGCTCCCGGAAGATTCGTGTCCCAATATCGTCGCGCCAGCGAGCGGCAAGCCCAAGCGCGGTTTCGGAAAAGTGTGGTGCGAGAAAACGAACGCACGCGCGAAACTCGGACTCGCGATCAGCGCCGAGATTGGGTATGCCGTACCGGCGCAACGATTCGAACGCGGTGTCATCTTTGCAAGCAATCCAGCCAATCGCGTTTGGGTTTTGTACGCGAATGGAACCTGGGAATAG